In Periplaneta americana isolate PAMFEO1 chromosome 4, P.americana_PAMFEO1_priV1, whole genome shotgun sequence, one DNA window encodes the following:
- the LOC138698620 gene encoding oocyte zinc finger protein XlCOF22-like isoform X1 has protein sequence MDVIKTEPGIDPLAPHASDDVVVEEKKPLPEMMETVKKEPVVDPLAVEESCDTDVRENKPLSEEGGLLNPHSAWIKVECVDPSYETSSEVNLKSQTPATCKSEAKLEESCELDTFTEDLKLDITKEENEVLAESVAVSQENGVLNTRSSHFNDEAQQNLITIGLHIDNLVCSKNPSGTWSLDKRISEKFFTRNGKLKAEYCTDEGESLIKCNICGKTFLYIQSLKRHLRTHTGEKPFKCDICTMCFTQSGDLVKHIRQHTGEKPFKCDVCGLCFSDSGKLTIHIRKHTGDKPFKCKFCSKCFSESGKLKKHTRQHTGEKPFKCKICNKCYSVSGRLKIHERQHTGEKPFKCDICLKNFSESGSLKRHVRQHTGEKPFKCEQCGKCFSQSGSLKVHVRQHTGEKPFTCDTCGKSFSKSGSLRRHIRHHTGEKPFECSYCGKCFARSADRIIHIRQHTGEKPYKCEICGKCFSQGGGLKIHRRRHKRETDEKQ, from the exons ATGGATGTGATCAAGACAGAACCTGGGATCGACCCACTGGCTCCACATGCAAGTGATGACGTAGTTGTAGAAGAGAAGAAGCCTTTGCCagag ATGATGGAGACTGTCAAGAAGGAGCCTGTGGTGGACCCGTTGGCCGTAGAAGAAAGTTGTGATACAGATGTGCGGGAAAACAAACCTTTATCAgag GAAGGCGGCTTACTGAACCCACACTCGGCCTGGATAAAGGTGGAGTGTGTAGACCCCAGCTATGAAACATCATCAGAGGTCAACCTAAAGTCTCAGACGCCAGCTACATGTAAATCTGAAGCGAAG ttGGAAGAGTCGTGTGAGTTGGACACATTTACCGAGGACTTAAAACTAGacattacaaaagaagaaaatgaagtctTGGCTGAGAG TGTTGCAGTTAGCCAAGAGAATGGAGTTTTGAATACAAGATCATCGCATTTCAACGATGAGGCACAGCAGAATCTCATCACCATTGGCCTACATATTGACAATTTAGTTTGTTCAAAGAACCCTTCGGGCACATGGAGTTTAGACAAACGAATTTCAGAGAAATTTTTCACAAGAAACGGTAAACTGAAGGCGGAGTATTGCACCGACGAAGGTGAGAGtttaataaaatgcaatatttgtGGGAAGACTTTTCTTTACATACAAAGTCTGAAAAGACACCTACGTACCCACACAGGAGAAAAACCGTTCAAGTGCGATATCTGCACAATGTGTTTCACTCAATCGGGAGACCTCGTAAAGCATATACGTCaacacacaggcgagaagccattcaaatgtgatgtctGTGGTTTGTGTTTCTCAGACTCCGGAAAACTCACGATTCATATACGGAAACACACGGGCGACAAACCGTTCAAATGCAAGTTCTGCAGTAAATGTTTTTCAGAATCAGGGAAACTGAAGAAACATACACGCCAGCACACCGGtgagaagcctttcaaatgtaaaatttgtaataaatgttattcAGTTTCGGGAAGATTAAAAATCCATGAACGGCAACATACAGGTGAAAAACCATTTAAATGCGACATCTGTCTGAAGAATTTCTCTGAATCTGGAAGTTTGAAAAGACATGTCCGTCAGCACACTGGTGAAAAGCCATTTAAGTGCGAACAGTGCGGCAAGTGTTTTTCTCAATCGGGTAGTCTAAAAGTACATGTACGACAACATACCGGTGAAAAACCTTTCACTTGTGATACTTGTGGTAAGAGTTTTTCGAAATCCGGAAGTTTGAGGAGACATATTCGTCACCATACTGGTGAAAAACCTTTTGAGTGCAGCTACTGTGGCAAATGTTTCGCTCGTTCAGCCGATCGTATCATTCATATTCGTCAACATACTGGGGAGAAACCATACAAATGTGAGATTTGTGGCAAATGTTTCTCCCAAGGTGGCGGTTTGAAAATCCATCGACGTCGACACAAACGGGAAACCGATGAGAAACAGTGA
- the LOC138698616 gene encoding zinc finger protein 431-like isoform X1: MDLIKKEYEFGLSTTQTSDYVEKQEKPLAEEGNFFSPYMTEMKGDFMELRYDFTSEVKIENTSMAVESSAVKCEAEEGNILNLQVPCTTGESTDPSYAVTWEVKCEDTPVPVSFPKEEPCVVESGNEQLREAVDEDEVLSDSMELQESTTSQQTADSSSHRKKGDRTCIVHCDICKRSFKRKQHLKRHFLTHTGEKPYKCEICDKELMTSYSLKMHSMTHKTDKPYSCNICNKFFAYPDSLKNHLRTHTGEKPFTCNICERPFATISTRNKHLRTHNPKKKESRISVMVGESGKTSFPCETCGRVFAALSTLRKHRRSHVGDTPVRCEICHKVFATRGYIKYHMYSHASEKQFKCDICGKCYAFPKHLRAHVRSHTGEEVIKCKICHNRFATLTNLKIHMEAYGCEKRNKCNICGKELATLDTLKSHLRTHTGDKPYRCDVCGNGFNRRASMEEHKRLHTGEKPFKCEECGRCFSLRRRYKIHMRTHSSEWLLKCNVCELVSDSIESLKVHLDTHANEKSFKCKICGRGMLNIKTLKRHLQTHTGERPFKCDICDKTFTRKNSVKEHKRIHTGEKPYKCDTCGLCFSLSQNLRKHVRMHTLGESVE; encoded by the exons ATGGATCTGATCAAGAAAGAATACGAGTTCGGCCTATCAACTACACAAACAAGTGACTACGTGGAAAAGCAAGAAAAACCATTGGCAGAG GAAGGGAATTTCTTCAGTCCGTACATGACAGAGATGAAAGGAGATTTTATGGAGCTTAGGTATGACTTCACATCGGAGGTGAAGATTGAGAATACTTCAATGGCAGTTGAATCTTCTGCAGTGAAGTGTGAAGCTGAG GAGGGGAATATTCTCAATCTGCAAGTGCCTTGCACAACAGGTGAGAGCACGGACCCCAGCTATGCTGTCACCTGGGAGGTGAAATGTGAGGATACGCCAGTGCCAGTTTCGTTTCCAAAG GAAGAGCCCTGCGTTGTGGAATCGGGAAATGAACAGCTGAGAGAAGCAGTAGACGAAGATGAAGTCTTGTCTGACAG CATGGAGCTGCAAGAGTCGACTACCAGTCAGCAGACTGCTGATTCATCTTCACATCGAAAGAAGGGTGACCGCACGTGCATTGTTCATTGCGACATTTGCAAAAGAAGTTTTAAGCGAAAACAACATTTGAAAAGACACTTTCTTACTCACACGGGGGAAAAACCGTACAAGTGCGAAATCTGCGATAAGGAGCTGATGACATCGTACAGTCTCAAAATGCATTCGATGACTCATAAAACAGATAAGCCGTACAGTTGCaatatttgtaacaaatttttTGCATATCCTGATTCTCTCAAGAACCACTTGCGCACTCACACCGGCGAAAAACCcttcacgtgcaatatttgtgAGCGGCCCTTTGCAACGATAAGTACGCGTAACAAACATTTACGTACTCACAATCCTAAGAAGAAAGAGAGTCGGATTTCGGTAATGGTTGGAGAGTCTGGTAAGACTTCATTTCCCTGCGAAACTTGCGGCAGAGTTTTCGCAGCCTTGTCAACTCTAAGAAAACACAGACGTTCGCACGTAGGAGATACTCCTGTGAGATGCGAGATTTGTCACAAGGTTTTTGCGACGAGAGGCTATATAAAATACCACATGTACAGTCATGCTAGCGAGAAACAGTTCAAGTGTGACATTTGTGGGAAGTGTTACGCGTTTCCAAAGCACCTGAGAGCTCACGTCCGCTCTCACACcggcgaagaagtaataaaatgcaaAATTTGTCATAATCGGTTTGCTACTTTAACTAATCTTAAAATCCATATGGAGGCGTATGGCTGTGAGAAGCGAAATAAGTGTAACATTTGTGGCAAAGAATTGGCAACTCTGGACACACTAAAATCACATTTGCGCACGCATACAGGCGATAAACCTTACAGGTGCGATGTTTGTGGGAATGGGTTCAACAGGAGAGCCTCAATGGAGGAACACAAACGGTTACACACCGGTGAGAAACCATTCAAGTGTGAGGAATGTGGGAGGTGCTTCTCCCTAAGGCGAAGGTACAAGATACACATGCGCACACACAGCAGCGAATGGCTGTTGAAATGTAACGTTTGTGAGTTGGTGTCAGACAGTATAGAGAGTCTGAAGGTACATTTGGATACTCACGCAAATGAAAAATCTTTCAAGTGCAAAATTTGTGGTAGaggaatgttaaacataaaaacaCTTAAGCGACACTTGCAGACACATACAGGGGAGAGACCTTTCAAGTGCGATATATGTGATAAAACTTTCACGAGAAAGAATTCCGTTAAAGAACACAAACGTATTCATACTGGCGAGAAACCGTATAAGTGTGATACTTGTGGGCTTTGCTTTTCATTGTCACAAAATCTCCGAAAACACGTACGGATGCATACTTTGGGGGAGTCGGTGGAATGA
- the LOC138698616 gene encoding uncharacterized protein isoform X2, with protein sequence MDLIKKEYEFGLSTTQTSDYVEKQEKPLAEEGNFFSPYMTEMKGDFMELRYDFTSEVKIENTSMAVESSAVKCEAEEGNILNLQVPCTTGESTDPSYAVTWEVKCEDTPVPVSFPKEEPCVVESGNEQLREAVDEDEVLSDSKIYEKKVEEFTSLIFLKECRKVGKPHSGDGAYEITTSTWRLFDQLKFLKNTTALLHRDSSLLADSDTCSTAHEATMSCKGKVQSSPLSLHSHSAMTALPQRKKTRSTRSSTSKRNEQLLEIEKRKIEILQKESEKECNDDYHFFESLLPYMAHIPLIRKLKLRCRIQDLILNELESLQSDIPQHLAHLQSWQNDILLPHPQLRSLQFYPQSTT encoded by the exons ATGGATCTGATCAAGAAAGAATACGAGTTCGGCCTATCAACTACACAAACAAGTGACTACGTGGAAAAGCAAGAAAAACCATTGGCAGAG GAAGGGAATTTCTTCAGTCCGTACATGACAGAGATGAAAGGAGATTTTATGGAGCTTAGGTATGACTTCACATCGGAGGTGAAGATTGAGAATACTTCAATGGCAGTTGAATCTTCTGCAGTGAAGTGTGAAGCTGAG GAGGGGAATATTCTCAATCTGCAAGTGCCTTGCACAACAGGTGAGAGCACGGACCCCAGCTATGCTGTCACCTGGGAGGTGAAATGTGAGGATACGCCAGTGCCAGTTTCGTTTCCAAAG GAAGAGCCCTGCGTTGTGGAATCGGGAAATGAACAGCTGAGAGAAGCAGTAGACGAAGATGAAGTCTTGTCTGACAG taaaatatatgaaaagaaggtGGAAGAATTTACGAGCCTGATCTTTTTAAAAGAATGCAGGAAAGTTGGCAAACCACACAGTGGTGATGGTGCTTATGAAATAACTACCAGCACATGGCGCTTATTTGATCAACTGAAGTTCTTGAAGAATACAACTGCCCTTTTACATAGGGATTCAAGTTTACTAGCAGATAGTGACACTTGTTCAACTGCACATGAGGCTACAATGTCGTGCAAGGGAAAAGTTCAGTCTTCACCATTATCATTACATTCACATTCGGCTATGACTGCACTACCACAAAGGAAGAAAACTCGTTCCACAAGATCCAGCACCTCCAAAAGGAACGAACAACTCTTGGAGATAGAAAAAAGGAAGATTGAAATTCTCCAAAAAGAGAGTGAGAAAGAATGCAATGACGACTACCACTTCTTCGAGAGTCTTTTGCCTTATATGGCTCATATTCCTTTAATCCGCAAACTGAAACTGAGATGCAGGATTCaagatttaattttaaatgaactGGAATCCTTGCAAAGCGATATTCCACAGCATCTAGCACACTTGCAATCCTGGCAAAACGACATTTTGCTGCCTCATCCACAGCTTCGGTCTTTGCAGTTTTATCCACAATCTACAACGTGA